The proteins below come from a single Eptesicus fuscus isolate TK198812 chromosome 5, DD_ASM_mEF_20220401, whole genome shotgun sequence genomic window:
- the LOC103302755 gene encoding ribonuclease K3-like, whose product MVLDLLGCFPPLLLLLGLWGPMYPVYALPKNLTKAKWFEIQHIQPTPLQCNMAMQGVNNYTQHCKPLNTFLHDSFQNVAAACKPPNITCKNGQNNCYQSPKPVSLTNCNLTGGRYPNCRYQDAPQYKFFIIACDPPQKGDPPYNLVPVHLDKVF is encoded by the coding sequence ATGGTGCTAGATCTCCTGGGATGTTTTCCTCCCCTCCTATTGCTGCTGGGACTTTGGGGACCAATGTATCCAGTTTATGCTTTGCCTAAGAATCTCACCAAGGCTAAGTGGTTTGAAATTCAGCATATACAACCAACCCCTCTCCAATGCAACATGGCAATGCAAGGTGTCAATAATTATACTCAGCACTGTAAGCCTCTAAACACCTTTCTGCATGACTCCTTCCAGAATGTGGCTGCTGCCTGTAAGCCGCCCAACATTACCTGCAAGAATGGCCAGAACAATTGCTACCAGAGCCCAAAGCCTGTCAGCCTCACTAACTGCAATCTCACTGGAGGGAGGTATCCTAACTGCCGCTACCAAGATGCTCCCCAGTACAAGTTCTTCATTATTGCCTGTGACCCCCCTCAGAAGGGAGACCCTCCCTATAATTTGGTTCCTGTACACTTAGATaaggttttttaa
- the RNASE2 gene encoding non-secretory ribonuclease encodes MVPTQRDSQLCLLLLLGLMGMVISFHAQPGNLTWAQWFEVQHVNMTNAQCTIAMQPINHLNYISYNKSCKGENTFIHTSLAAVVNLCYTTNITCRDGISPNCYRSQAAVNLTYCNLTGPAQPYNQCQYQQVALLRNYSVACNRRRRPVHFDRIY; translated from the coding sequence ATGGTTCCAACACAGCGGGATTCCCAGCTTTGTCTCCTTCTGCTGCTGGGACTCATGGGAATGGTGATCTCCTTCCATGCCCAAcctgggaatctaacctgggcTCAATGGTTTGAAGTTCAACACGTAAACATGACCAATGCTCAATGCACCATTGCAATGCAGCCGATTAACCATCTTAATTATATAAGTTACAATAAGTCGTGCAAAGGCGAAAATACTTTCATCCACACATCACTTGCTGCTGTCGTTAATCTCTGTTACACGACAAATATAACCTGCCGTGATGGAATCAGTCCTAATTGCTATAGAAGCCAAGCTGCAGTGAATCTTACCTACTGCAACCTCACAGGACCGGCACAGCCTTACAATCAGTGCCAATACCAGCAAGTAGCCTTACTGAGAAACTACAGTGTTGCCTGTAACAGAAGAAGACGTCCAGTTCACTTCGATAGAATCTACTAA
- the LOC103302733 gene encoding ribonuclease pancreatic: protein MAQEKSLILFPLLLLVLLVLGWVQPSLGKESLAMKFQRQHMDPDGYPSNNSNYCNQMMRRRNMTKGRYKPVNIFVHEPLVVVQAICLQGNITCKNGRPNCHKSSSSMKITDCRVTSGSKYPNCAYRTSQKERHIIVACEGNPYVPVHFDASVEVST, encoded by the coding sequence ATGGCTCAGGAGAAGTCCCTCATCCTGTTCCCACTGTTACTCCTGGTGCTGTTAGTGCTGGGGTGGGTCCAGCCTTCCCTGGGCAAGGAATCACTGGCCATGAAGTTCCAGCGGCAACACATGGACCCAGACGGCTACCCCAGCAACAACTCCAACTACTGCAACCAAATGATGAGGCGCCGGAATATGACAAAGGGACGGTACAAGCCGGTGAACATCTTCGTGCACGAGCCTCTGGTAGTTGTCCAGGCCATTTGCCTCCAGGGAAACATCACCTGCAAGAATGGGAGGCCCAACTGCCACAAGAGCAGCTCCAGCATGAAGATCACGGACTGTCGTGTGACGAGTGGCTCCAAGTACCCCAACTGTGCCTACCGGACCAGCCAGAAGGAGAGGCACATCATCGTGGCCTGTGAGGGAAACCCGTACGTGCCTGTTCACTTTGATGCTTCAGTAGAGGTCTCCACCTGA